From a single Vitis vinifera cultivar Pinot Noir 40024 chromosome 18, ASM3070453v1 genomic region:
- the LOC100855386 gene encoding laccase-15 produces the protein MWLIMKVFLLQILVFQLFGGDIHCQASTRRHTFVVREASYTRLCSTKDILTVNGQFPGPTIHAMKGETIIVDVYNRGKENITIHWHGVNMPRYPWTDGPEYITQCPIQPGSKFSQKIILSSEEGTLWWHAHSDWTRATVHGAIIIYPKNGTKYPFHKPNAESLIILGQWWKSDVNAVRDEVLAVGADGNASNSLLINGQPGDLLPCSKSNTFKLTVDHGKTYLLRIINAALHEPLFFSIAKHKMIVVGTDGSYTKPLTQDYITIFPGQTFDVLLEANQRSDHYYMAAITYSEAPTGLNIYDNTTTTAIVQYKGNYTPSSPPFLPHLPAYNDTNATLQVMANLRSLVDAEHPCNVPLSTSTNLFYTVSLNSYPCVNDSCLGANGTRTVSSINNISFHTPTIDILEAYYYNITGVYGDKFPSFPPLVFNFTYDYLPLVYQLPSTGTEVRVLEYNSTVEIVFQGTNLVGGTTHPMHLHGQSFYVVGWGFGNFDENRDPLRYNLVDPPHQNTIYVPRNGWATIRFEASNPGVWFMHCHIERHLSWGMETAFIVKNGKHPEAQMLPPPSDMPPC, from the exons ATGTGGCTGATCATGAAGGTTTTCCTCTTGCAAATTTTAGTGTTTCAACTTTTTGGTGGTGACATCCATTGCCAAGCTTCAACCCGTCGGCATACTTTTGtg GTGAGGGAAGCTTCATATACAAGACTTTGTAGCACCAAGGACATCTTAACAGTAAATGGACAATTTCCGGGACCAACTATACATGCTATGAAAGGAGAGACAATCATTGTCGACGTTTATAACAGGGGAAAAGAAAACATCACCATTCACTG GCATGGGGTGAACATGCCTAGATATCCATGGACAGATGGTCCTGAGTATATCACACAATGCCCAATTCAGCCAGGGTCAAAGTTTAGTCAGAAGATCATCCTTTCCTCTGAGGAAGGCACTTTATGGTGGCATGCTCACAGTGATTGGACCCGAGCCACCGTTCATGGAGCTATAATCATCTATCCCAAGAATGGAACCAAGTATCCTTTTCACAAACCTAACGCGGAATCTCTCATCATATTAG GACAATGGTGGAAGAGTGATGTGAATGCGGTTCGAGATGAAGTGCTTGCAGTCGGAGCTGATGGCAATGCCTCTAATTCTTTATTGATAAATGGACAACCTGGTGATCTACTTCCATGCTCAAAATCAA ACACATTCAAGCTAACGGTGGATCATGGAAAGACCTATCTACTTCGCATAATCAATGCTGCCTTGCACGAGcctctcttcttctccattgccaAGCATAAAATGATAGTGGTTGGAACAGATGGTAGCTACACGAAACCATTGACACAAGATTATATCACAATATTTCCTGGCCAAACCTTCGATGTCTTACTAGAAGCTAACCAACGTTCGGATCACTATTACATGGCGGCTATAACTTATTCCGAAGCCCCAACAGGTCTTAATATTTATGATAACACAACCACCACAGCTATTGTACAATACAAGGGAAACTACACTCCATCTTCACCTCCCTTCTTGCCTCATTTACCTgcatacaatgacacaaatgcaACGCTTCAGGTCATGGCCAACCTCCGAAGCTTAGTAGATGCGGAACATCCTTGCAATGTCCCATTGAGCACGAGCACTAACCTGTTTTACACCGTTTCTTTAAACTCGTACCCATGCGTCAATGATTCATGTTTAGGGGCCAATGGGACGCGAACCGTCTCAAGTATAAACAACATAAGCTTCCATACCCCTACAATTGACATACTAGAAGCTTACTATTATAACATCACTGGTGTATATGGAGATAAATTTCCTAGCTTTCCACCACTAGTGTTCAATTTTACATATGATTATCTTCCATTAGTCTATCAATTGCCAAGCACCGGAACAGAAGTAAGGGTGCTCGAGTATAACTCCACAGTGGAGATTGTTTTTCAAGGGACAAACTTGGTTGGAGGGACAACCCACCccatgcatctccatggacagagtTTCTATGTTGTTGGATGGGGATTTGGGAATTTCGATGAAAATAGGGATCCTTTGCGCTACAATCTGGTGGATCCTCCCCATCAGAATACCATCTATGTTCCTAGGAATGGTTGGGCTACAATCAGATTCGAGGCATCCAACCCTG GAGTGTGGTTCATGCACTGCCATATAGAACGCCATCTGAGTTGGGGCATGGAAACAGCGTTCATAGTGAAAAATGGTAAACACCCAGAAGCTCAAATGCTACCTCCTCCATCTGACATGCCGCCATGTTGA